The following coding sequences lie in one Vibrio toranzoniae genomic window:
- a CDS encoding YeeE/YedE family protein, translated as MLSLIPLDAFFGGMLLGVSAIVLMLGIGRVAGISGIVSRLLPVGPSKKESEDADTENTEKRWRIAFVVGMVVSGWLLIPTGYQLPQLEEMNLLVVVIAGLLVGFGTKTANGCTSGHGIVGMARLSKRSIIATCVFMGVAIVTVLIKNLMGLGA; from the coding sequence GTGCTTAGTTTAATTCCTTTGGATGCGTTTTTCGGTGGCATGCTGTTAGGTGTGTCGGCCATTGTTTTAATGTTGGGCATTGGTCGAGTTGCTGGCATTAGTGGGATTGTTAGCCGACTGTTGCCAGTTGGCCCCAGTAAAAAAGAGAGTGAAGACGCGGATACAGAAAACACTGAAAAGCGTTGGCGTATCGCGTTTGTTGTTGGAATGGTCGTAAGCGGTTGGTTGCTAATTCCTACCGGTTACCAACTCCCTCAACTGGAAGAGATGAACCTCTTGGTGGTCGTTATTGCTGGTCTGTTAGTTGGCTTTGGCACTAAAACGGCGAATGGGTGTACCAGCGGGCATGGCATTGTCGGAATGGCACGTTTGTCTAAACGTTCAATTATCGCAACGTGTGTATTCATGGGTGTAGCAATAGTCACCGTGCTTATCAAGAACCTGATGGGGTTGGGGGCATAA
- a CDS encoding YeeE/YedE family protein, with protein sequence MKNSSFTIFVGLLAGILFGSGMIISGMVDPEKVLGFLDITGNWDISLAFVMGGALLVFAPFYHLVIKKRAKAINGEPLDSRNNPLIDRKLILGSTAFGLGWGLAGFCPGPAVTSLSGGNPTVWVFMISMLVGMWLAGRTDKTC encoded by the coding sequence ATGAAAAATTCTTCATTTACTATCTTTGTTGGCTTACTTGCTGGAATCTTGTTTGGCTCGGGAATGATCATCTCAGGCATGGTTGATCCTGAGAAGGTACTCGGTTTCTTAGACATTACAGGTAACTGGGACATTAGTTTGGCATTCGTCATGGGTGGCGCGCTATTGGTCTTTGCACCGTTTTATCATTTGGTCATTAAAAAGCGTGCTAAAGCGATTAATGGTGAACCGTTAGATAGCCGCAACAATCCATTAATCGACAGAAAGTTGATTTTAGGTTCAACAGCGTTTGGACTAGGTTGGGGGCTTGCAGGCTTTTGTCCAGGGCCTGCGGTGACGAGTCTCAGTGGCGGTAACCCAACAGTGTGGGTGTTTATGATAAGCATGCTGGTGGGAATGTGGTTGGCAGGTCGAACGGATAAAACTTGCTAG
- a CDS encoding GNAT family N-acetyltransferase — MTEADLDGAALVHQATFVRQQSSKGWLQCNLNAAPRFLNFVAENEGEIVGYIIWVQKSGFRPEAVLELEQLAVLPSAQGQGLGKKLILDSLPQVKQKLAEQGSTLKHVLVTTRADNFAQKLYQSTLGAEVETTISNLYSADEVLMIARNVGERI; from the coding sequence ATGACAGAAGCCGACCTCGATGGGGCGGCTTTAGTTCACCAAGCTACTTTTGTTCGACAGCAAAGCTCGAAAGGTTGGTTACAATGTAACTTAAATGCTGCGCCACGCTTTCTTAACTTCGTTGCCGAGAACGAAGGCGAGATTGTCGGCTACATTATTTGGGTTCAGAAGAGTGGGTTTAGACCTGAAGCTGTTTTGGAGCTAGAGCAACTTGCCGTGTTACCGAGCGCGCAGGGGCAAGGGTTGGGTAAAAAGCTGATTCTAGACTCCTTGCCGCAAGTGAAGCAGAAACTAGCAGAGCAAGGCTCGACACTAAAACATGTATTAGTGACCACCAGAGCAGACAACTTTGCACAAAAGCTTTATCAATCGACGTTAGGTGCAGAAGTCGAAACCACGATTTCAAACCTGTACTCTGCGGATGAAGTGCTTATGATAGCTCGCAATGTAGGTGAGCGAATCTGA
- a CDS encoding helix-turn-helix domain-containing protein, with translation MFKKQQNLCESVIDVMKPKTTWQDEVFLAERCKERFLTVEDIPEMKSCGVYMGGMAKLYDAYWVERESVNVHTLIFTQEGGGILTTSTSVQAITPYTLVVLPAGTSFRFELDPQYNYWKMAWMLTPDTLQWQHIAGLGQSIVPFGECEQVWSLMNLIHFEIGGRASYRKLLMSEIIRTLTGFEPKSTNTTARVQALYNEIESSLHLTWTVAGMAERVFISEEQLNRVTKLLFNVSPRSKLIQLRMDKATSLLKHQDWSVSMIANRLGYKDPYNFSHRFKKHFGLSPSQYRKSHRVTS, from the coding sequence ATGTTTAAAAAACAACAAAACCTGTGCGAATCCGTCATTGATGTTATGAAACCTAAAACAACGTGGCAAGATGAAGTTTTTCTCGCAGAGCGTTGCAAAGAACGTTTTTTGACCGTTGAAGATATCCCAGAGATGAAAAGCTGCGGTGTTTATATGGGTGGCATGGCGAAGCTGTATGACGCGTATTGGGTTGAGCGTGAATCTGTGAATGTTCATACGTTGATTTTTACTCAAGAAGGAGGAGGAATCCTCACCACTTCAACCTCGGTACAAGCCATCACGCCATACACGCTTGTGGTTCTGCCTGCGGGAACGTCATTTCGCTTCGAGCTTGATCCTCAATACAATTATTGGAAAATGGCGTGGATGCTGACGCCCGATACATTGCAATGGCAACATATTGCGGGCTTGGGTCAGAGTATTGTGCCTTTCGGAGAGTGCGAACAGGTTTGGTCGCTGATGAACTTGATTCACTTTGAAATTGGTGGCCGGGCAAGTTATAGAAAACTCCTCATGAGCGAGATCATTCGAACCCTAACGGGGTTTGAGCCTAAATCGACCAACACCACGGCACGTGTTCAAGCGTTATACAACGAAATCGAAAGTAGTCTGCATTTAACGTGGACAGTGGCAGGTATGGCGGAGCGGGTGTTTATTAGTGAAGAACAGCTAAACCGAGTGACTAAATTGCTGTTTAACGTTTCCCCTCGTAGCAAGTTGATCCAGCTTAGAATGGACAAAGCGACCAGTTTGTTGAAACATCAAGATTGGTCGGTGTCGATGATTGCCAATCGATTAGGCTACAAAGATCCTTATAATTTCTCACATCGTTTCAAAAAGCATTTTGGGCTGTCACCAAGTCAATACCGAAAGAGTCACCGAGTCACAAGTTAA
- a CDS encoding endonuclease/exonuclease/phosphatase family protein → MKRLQNWIMLGCLLSNHAFAEPFTITSWNIEWLSTNGAVNKFSDQRDQADFDKLEQYFQSLNADVVAFQEVDNVNAIQRVAGNQYKILMSDRALPENSNHQFKEVNQYTGFAVRKGITLTDYADFPLESSANSKLRFASYVVVETDSKPIHMLSVHLKAGCSGAYKSNRDCSRLKDQAQRLNEWIQQRERKGEAYAILGDFNHNLSYSRDWMWKDLTESTDARLATRKTRADCKVRSNRNNHRTHQFRSVIDHIVVSDSLSASPAKQKVFETQDVLDYKLSDHCPVSTTIK, encoded by the coding sequence ATGAAACGACTTCAAAACTGGATAATGTTAGGTTGCTTACTCAGTAACCACGCGTTTGCTGAACCTTTTACCATCACCAGTTGGAATATCGAATGGTTATCAACCAACGGGGCTGTGAATAAGTTTTCTGACCAACGTGATCAAGCCGATTTCGATAAACTCGAACAGTACTTCCAGTCTTTAAATGCCGATGTGGTTGCTTTCCAAGAAGTCGATAACGTAAATGCCATTCAGCGCGTGGCTGGCAATCAATATAAGATCTTAATGTCCGACCGAGCATTACCAGAAAATAGTAACCATCAGTTCAAAGAAGTGAATCAATACACTGGCTTTGCGGTTCGTAAAGGAATCACACTGACCGACTACGCCGACTTTCCTCTGGAGTCGAGTGCTAACAGCAAGCTCAGGTTTGCCAGTTATGTGGTCGTTGAAACAGACTCAAAACCAATTCACATGTTGTCTGTGCATTTGAAGGCAGGCTGCAGCGGAGCGTATAAGTCTAACCGCGATTGTTCACGCCTAAAAGACCAAGCTCAGCGACTGAATGAGTGGATACAACAGAGAGAACGTAAAGGTGAAGCGTACGCGATTCTGGGCGACTTTAACCATAACCTCTCCTATTCAAGAGATTGGATGTGGAAGGATTTAACTGAAAGTACCGATGCTCGTTTGGCGACAAGAAAGACCCGTGCAGATTGTAAGGTTCGCTCAAACCGTAATAACCATCGCACGCATCAGTTCCGTTCTGTGATTGACCATATTGTGGTGAGCGATTCATTAAGTGCCTCACCAGCGAAGCAAAAGGTATTTGAAACGCAAGATGTACTGGATTACAAACTCAGCGACCACTGCCCAGTATCAACGACCATCAAATAG
- a CDS encoding ketoacyl-ACP synthase III, with protein sequence MTKFYAEITGWGKCLPPAVLSNDDLSTFIDTSDEWIRTRTGIENRRISHVNTSELATVAAKHAMACAGLTAEDIDIVIIATCSPDSLIPNTASKVQQNLGIKSAAAFDLNAACTGFIYGVETATRLIQAGNYRNAIVVGAERLSFFIDWTKRDTAVLFGDGAGAVVLSRTEEQVGLQEAQIGCDAEGRDILAVPKFGTSMDRFAADNGYWDFDFVGKEIFKRAVKGMGAAAHTVLSRTGISTDNIDVVIPHQANIRIIQTLCDMAGIDREKAFVNIQNYGNTSAATVPIALCESLEQGFVKPNDNILVAAFGAGLTWGAGHIKWGSRVEPLGQSDAKLPEADKSALELLERAILHCKTRPNSENE encoded by the coding sequence ATGACAAAATTTTACGCTGAGATTACAGGTTGGGGAAAGTGTCTGCCACCAGCTGTGTTGTCCAATGATGATTTAAGCACTTTTATTGATACGTCTGACGAGTGGATTCGTACTCGAACTGGTATCGAAAACCGTCGTATCAGTCATGTAAATACCTCTGAGCTAGCGACCGTTGCAGCCAAGCATGCAATGGCATGTGCTGGCCTGACAGCTGAAGATATCGATATTGTGATCATTGCAACGTGCAGTCCAGATTCTCTTATCCCAAATACGGCGTCTAAGGTTCAACAGAACTTAGGTATTAAGAGTGCAGCGGCTTTCGACCTTAACGCAGCGTGTACTGGCTTCATCTACGGCGTTGAAACGGCAACTCGACTGATTCAAGCGGGCAATTACCGCAATGCAATCGTTGTGGGTGCAGAGCGCTTGTCATTCTTCATCGACTGGACCAAGCGTGATACTGCGGTTCTTTTCGGTGACGGCGCTGGCGCTGTGGTTCTATCTCGCACTGAAGAGCAAGTTGGCCTACAAGAAGCTCAGATCGGTTGTGACGCCGAAGGCCGCGATATTCTAGCAGTACCAAAGTTCGGTACTTCTATGGATCGCTTCGCGGCTGACAACGGTTACTGGGACTTTGATTTCGTAGGCAAAGAGATCTTCAAACGTGCGGTGAAAGGCATGGGTGCTGCAGCGCACACCGTATTGAGCCGTACTGGCATCTCAACAGATAACATCGATGTTGTGATTCCACACCAGGCTAACATCCGAATCATTCAAACTCTGTGTGATATGGCGGGTATCGATCGCGAAAAAGCGTTTGTGAACATTCAAAACTACGGCAACACGTCGGCTGCGACTGTGCCAATTGCATTGTGTGAATCGTTAGAGCAAGGCTTTGTTAAACCTAACGACAACATTCTTGTTGCGGCATTTGGTGCCGGTTTAACTTGGGGGGCTGGTCATATTAAATGGGGTAGCCGTGTTGAACCGTTAGGCCAATCGGACGCTAAGCTGCCAGAAGCGGATAAGTCGGCTTTAGAGCTTTTAGAAAGAGCCATTTTACACTGTAAAACGCGTCCTAATTCTGAGAACGAGTAG
- a CDS encoding glycosyltransferase yields MKKVLAIGYVWPEPNSSAAGSHMMSLLRLFKRQGWSVEFATPAQETEHMIDLSEEGITSQSIQLNCDSFDQYIEELQPDIVMFDRFMMEEQFGWRVEKVCPNAFKLLDTEDLQFLRNARHEAVKKETELTKEHLYSDLAKREIAAILRCDLSLIISSYEMELLQSEFNIDPKLLHHLPFMVDLTTLPESTKSFEERKHFMTIGNFRHAPNWDAVLQLQKIWPKIRKQLPESELHIYGSYPPPKATALHNPKTGFHIKGWAKDAQEVMEQARVCVAPLRFGAGIKGKLLDAMKLQTPNVTSEIGSEGMLPQGELQWPGAVADDIDEFVQQAVALYKDEEKWLKAQSQCHSILEAYYEQNQLGDTLIERLTALESELDSHRLDNFFGSMLKHHSMASTKYMSQWIAEKNKIK; encoded by the coding sequence TTGAAGAAAGTTTTAGCAATTGGCTACGTTTGGCCAGAACCGAATTCATCGGCGGCTGGCAGCCATATGATGTCACTTTTACGCCTGTTTAAGAGGCAAGGCTGGTCCGTTGAATTTGCAACGCCAGCTCAAGAAACCGAGCACATGATTGATCTCTCTGAAGAGGGAATCACAAGCCAATCTATTCAGTTAAATTGCGATAGCTTTGACCAATACATCGAAGAGCTGCAGCCAGATATCGTGATGTTTGACCGTTTTATGATGGAAGAGCAGTTCGGTTGGCGCGTTGAGAAGGTATGTCCGAACGCGTTTAAGCTGTTGGATACTGAAGATTTACAGTTCTTACGTAATGCCCGACATGAAGCCGTTAAGAAAGAGACAGAACTGACCAAAGAGCACCTGTACAGTGATTTGGCGAAACGTGAAATTGCCGCGATTCTGCGCTGTGATCTTTCGTTGATCATCTCAAGCTACGAGATGGAATTGCTGCAATCTGAGTTTAATATCGATCCAAAGCTATTACATCATCTGCCGTTCATGGTTGACCTCACTACGCTGCCTGAAAGTACAAAAAGCTTTGAAGAACGTAAGCATTTCATGACGATAGGTAACTTTAGACATGCACCGAACTGGGATGCTGTACTTCAATTACAGAAGATTTGGCCAAAGATTCGTAAGCAGTTGCCTGAATCTGAGCTTCATATTTACGGATCTTACCCGCCGCCGAAAGCAACGGCTTTGCATAACCCTAAAACCGGTTTCCATATCAAAGGTTGGGCGAAAGACGCTCAAGAAGTGATGGAACAGGCGCGTGTTTGTGTTGCGCCATTACGTTTTGGTGCTGGCATTAAAGGTAAGTTGCTTGATGCAATGAAGCTGCAAACTCCAAACGTGACAAGCGAGATCGGCAGTGAAGGCATGCTACCGCAAGGCGAATTGCAATGGCCGGGCGCGGTTGCTGATGATATCGATGAGTTTGTTCAACAAGCTGTCGCTCTCTATAAAGATGAAGAGAAGTGGCTTAAGGCTCAAAGCCAGTGTCACTCAATTCTTGAAGCGTACTATGAACAGAATCAACTGGGCGACACATTGATTGAGCGATTAACTGCGTTAGAGTCTGAACTTGATTCTCATCGACTGGATAACTTCTTTGGCTCGATGCTCAAGCACCACAGCATGGCAAGTACTAAGTACATGTCGCAGTGGATTGCTGAGAAGAACAAGATCAAATAA
- the trxC gene encoding thioredoxin TrxC: MSTFNTRCPSCGGVNRVPSERISESPTCGKCKTALLDGAPIEGTSLNFQSILNSSQPVVVDFWATWCNPCVGFAPVFSDVAKERSGDVRFVKIDTEAQQQLAAMYQIRSIPTVMVFKDGKRVDTINGALPKGQFDQWLNQALTK, translated from the coding sequence ATGTCTACATTCAACACACGTTGCCCTTCTTGCGGTGGCGTAAACCGAGTTCCTTCAGAACGAATTTCAGAAAGCCCAACTTGTGGTAAATGCAAAACAGCACTGCTAGACGGTGCGCCTATCGAAGGCACTTCACTTAATTTCCAATCTATCTTGAACAGTTCACAGCCTGTAGTTGTCGATTTCTGGGCGACATGGTGTAACCCATGTGTGGGTTTTGCGCCAGTGTTCAGCGACGTTGCAAAAGAACGTTCTGGAGATGTTCGATTCGTTAAGATTGATACTGAAGCTCAGCAACAGCTTGCCGCAATGTATCAAATCAGAAGTATTCCGACGGTAATGGTCTTTAAAGACGGTAAACGTGTCGATACGATCAACGGTGCATTACCAAAAGGTCAATTTGATCAATGGCTTAATCAAGCTCTCACTAAGTAA
- a CDS encoding MFS transporter — protein MENVQPPTRITVPVIALSFYAIASGYLMSSLPLMLSEYGLDSSLSSWLASAFYAGLLAGTLLIERAIARVGHKDAFVMALSIFIATIIVLPMLPHQAVWLLARFVAGVSVAGIFVIVESWLMSGEESQRAKRLAIYMCSLYGGSAIGQLGIGYLGITGGVPFIAIFTLLFGAIIVLIYGQATPPPIHDAQSLSFKQVSKLSHSALIGCMVSGLTLGAIYGLMPVELAQRNISQSDIGGLMALVIMGGMAVQPMVTWLSRYVGQVLLMALFSLLGVASIAALTMNHELQMLGMSLFVLGMATFALYPIAINLGCRNLDPSYLVSVTQIMLLCYSIGSVAGPLVADSFMNSQAGLFTYLFASLLATTIYMLMASLKRSPLQIAGE, from the coding sequence TTGGAAAACGTTCAACCACCAACTCGCATCACCGTTCCGGTTATTGCGCTGTCTTTTTACGCGATCGCTTCAGGTTACTTAATGAGCTCACTACCATTAATGCTTTCTGAGTATGGCTTAGACAGTAGTTTATCGAGTTGGCTGGCGAGTGCATTCTATGCGGGTCTACTGGCTGGTACGTTATTGATTGAACGTGCAATTGCTCGTGTTGGTCACAAAGACGCATTTGTGATGGCACTGAGCATTTTCATCGCTACAATCATTGTGTTACCAATGCTTCCACACCAGGCAGTATGGTTACTTGCTCGCTTTGTCGCAGGTGTATCTGTGGCAGGCATTTTCGTGATCGTTGAATCTTGGTTAATGAGCGGTGAAGAGTCACAACGAGCAAAACGCTTAGCTATCTATATGTGTTCACTCTATGGTGGCTCTGCTATTGGTCAGCTTGGCATTGGTTACCTAGGTATTACAGGCGGTGTCCCTTTCATCGCAATTTTCACCCTGTTGTTTGGGGCAATCATTGTATTAATATACGGACAAGCGACACCACCACCGATCCACGATGCGCAGTCTTTGTCTTTTAAGCAAGTCAGCAAGTTGAGCCACAGCGCTCTAATTGGTTGTATGGTATCGGGCCTAACGCTAGGCGCGATTTATGGCTTGATGCCTGTTGAGCTAGCTCAGCGCAACATTTCTCAATCTGACATTGGAGGCTTAATGGCTTTGGTTATTATGGGGGGTATGGCTGTTCAGCCTATGGTGACTTGGTTATCACGTTATGTAGGTCAAGTTCTGTTGATGGCTTTGTTCAGCTTACTCGGTGTCGCGAGCATTGCTGCATTGACTATGAATCACGAGCTTCAAATGTTAGGCATGAGCTTGTTTGTGTTGGGGATGGCGACATTTGCCCTTTACCCTATAGCAATTAACTTAGGTTGCCGTAACTTAGACCCAAGCTATCTGGTTTCAGTGACTCAAATCATGCTGCTTTGTTACAGCATCGGTTCGGTTGCAGGCCCACTAGTGGCAGACAGCTTCATGAATTCACAAGCAGGTCTATTTACTTACCTATTTGCGTCTCTGCTTGCGACAACTATTTACATGCTTATGGCGAGCCTCAAACGCTCTCCTCTTCAAATCGCAGGCGAGTAA